The Toxoplasma gondii ME49 chromosome XII, whole genome shotgun sequence genome includes a region encoding these proteins:
- a CDS encoding Toxoplasma gondii family A protein (encoded by transcript TGME49_278290~Predicted trans-membrane domain (TMHMM2.0):335-358), producing the protein MRAAYGSSKPPAEADFTATIPKAGLEGNVEKVFYLGPSNTLRVIDETAKAVYEPENNATPEEASSESYSVAYRYENGACDFTQTIRFKDAYPGYSTELWVREEFSSATSGDSTSPEGPVRYTFTSPPAEYLPERLSFCVRFKAARASGSDSPTKTTTTTVGSSDPPQPPVDDTEDTQDEDTQIQDQPSDGDSAGEGTQGSTGGVTQQGSDAEGGTPQPGGEAAGVGKQEPPAEDKNKREQEETGTTAPHSSPDSPNGPGHSEAHPVAPLDPSQDQSDSSPTAPAEPLPEATLPENEGDPDVNSDTEEVRGAAALRRLDGTSAVKEAYLTIVVHSSGWSSAGGVGGVSGLLLTMVAALFQVYQLY; encoded by the coding sequence ATGCGTGCTGCGTACGGATCGAGTAAACCGCCAGCTGAGGCCGATTTCACCGCCACAATTCCGAAAGCTGGACTGGAGGGAAATGTGGAGAAAGTCTTCTATCTCGGACCCTCCAACACACTACGGGTGATTGACGAAACCGCCAAAGCTGTCTATGAGCCCGAAAACAACGCCACCCCAGAAGAGGCTTCATCGGAAAGCTACAGTGTCGCTTATCGATATGAGAATGGCGCGTGTGACTTCACACAGACAATTCGATTCAAGGATGCATACCCTGGCTACTCGACAGAATTGTGGGTTCGCGAGGAGTTTAGTTCGGCGACGAGCGGTGACAGTACTTCTCCGGAAGGACCTGTGAGGTATACTTTTACAAGTCCCCCTGCAGAGTACTTGCCTGAGCGGTTGAGTTTTTGTGTTCGATTCAAGGCCGCACGTGCTAGCGGTTCGGATTCACCAACCAAGACCACGACAACGACTGTCGGAAGCTCCGACCCGCCGCAGCCTCCAGTTGACGACACAGAGGATACACAGGATGAGGATACGCAAATCCAAGATCAGCCGTCGGATGGTGATTCcgcaggagaaggaactcAGGGTTCGACAGGAGGAGTGACCCAGCAAGGATCTGACGCTGAGGGGGGAACGCCTCAACCTGGTGGAGAAGCCGCAGGCGTCGGCAAGCAAGAGCCTCCTGCTGAAGACAAGAACaagcgagaacaagaagaaacaggcacGACTGCACCTCACTCATCGCCTGACAGCCCCAATGGCCCAGGTCATTCCGAAGCACACCCGGTGGCACCTCTTGATCCATCCCAGGACCAGTCAGATTCTTCCCCTACCGCTCCTGCAGAACCGCTGCCGGAAGCAACGCTGCCTGAAAATGAAGGAGACCCCGACGTGAATAGTGACACGGAAGAAGTGCGTGGCGCTGCTGCGTTGAGGCGGTTGGATGGAACATCCGCAGTGAAAGAGGCTTACTTGACTATTGTGGTGCACTCCTCAGGCTGGAGCTCTGCAGGTGGAGTGGGTGGAGTTTCAGGCCTCCTTCTTACTATGGTAGCCGCATTGTTTCAGGTGTATCAACTGTACTGA